The genomic stretch AATAATTGTCATTAAGTAGTGACTAGGTTGTTAGTTTGTTTGAAATTCTCCTCATGCCTTGCACTCAAGTTACTAAATAAGATTTGGTTTTGAGTAGTTCCTGAGGGAGACGAGGCCTATGAGTGAATGAGCCAATCTTGTTTTCTTGCATCCTTGATTCCTTATACGTATGGCATACCAAAAATACAGAATGAGGACTTTGCAGAATTGCACTTAAAATTCTGTCAgtttttcctttgctttttcATTTCTTGAAAAGGTGTGGCATAATGCAGAGTCATCTatcttttgcagggggttttagAGCCATTCTAACAGATCAAAATAAATTGGTTGTATTTGTTGGGGGAGTGACAGCTCTGGCAGCAGGGGTTTACACAACAAGGTATGTGTTAAAATTATAGTATAGGATTTGAATATGCTGCCCTTTTTATGTTTTGCTTGTGCATTGTTGCCTTCGACAGCTTAGATTATCTATTTGGTGATCTCCATGATCTGGACTTGTTATTGGCcattcctcttttctttttatttttttctcttaatcttttGTATTTAGATGGCTATCTGGAAGCTCTTCTGCTCATCttatagtgaatttttttgaaGGATCTTAATGTTTGCTTTTGGTGTTAATTTGCCtaagagtgaaaagaaaaagaaaaaaggtctTTTAGCCAATCAGTTTGGTGTGTTGTCTGCTGTGTGGGGGGGTGATGTGCTTGTTGAAGTTAGTATTTTGTTGCGTTCAGTTGGGATTTGTTTGAGAGAGTAATAATGGTTACTGAAGTATCAAGAATGCTGGGAAAAAATGTATACGCTTATTTgctaaaaatagattttttttatctacATGCACCAATTCTTCAGACGTTGTGCCAATATAACTTGATGTTCATTTAGTTATTTTGCTTTGGTAAAGCTCTTTAACTTTGGTATCCTAGTGATTAGGCTGTTTAACTCAGAAGGAAGGACTTGCATTTTACAGATCTCGGGCTATCTGCTTGAACTGTAGTATTGATATGAACTTTGTTGATTGGACTTATTAGtagtattattttgtttgtgattttcTATCTGCAAAGTTATAGCTCATGCAGGTCCCTTTACTCCATTACAGAGAAGGAGCAAGGGTGATATGGAGCTATGTCGATAGAATATTGGGACAACCATCATTGATTAGAGAATCCTCCAGAGGGAAATACCCTTGGTCAGGCTTGTTTTCTCGTTCCATGAGCATTCTTTCTCGTGGTGCTGATAAGGGATCTGCTTTAAAAAATGGGAATGGGTTTGGTGATGTAATTTTACATCCTTCTCTTCAAAAAAGGATTGAGCAGCTGGCTGGTGCAACTGCCAATACAAAATCCCATCAGGCACCGTTCCGTAATATGCTCTTCTATGGTCCTCCAGGAACAGGAAAAACAATGGCTGCTAGAGAGCTGGCTCGTAAATCTGTATGAGATCTTACTTTCcactatataattttatgtcCTTGTTAGCTTAATTTAGTTATGTCGATATGGATGTTTATCTATGTACAAGAACATAGATACATGCACACAGGAATACATGGGAAGGATGGTCGAGTTGTTATCAGAGTGATGCACAACTTGGTTGCTCTTAAAAATTGAAGCCTGAATTTAGTTTGATACACTTTGGAATTGCAATTGATTTATCCATGGATGAGCTATATAAACGCTTGATAATTGTTATTTACTCTTTAAACCTTTGATAACTTTTGATGTTAATGGAACTTTTAGGCATTCTGGAAAGGAAAATCAGGCCCCAGAAAAATGCGGACACTTGGGAACTAAAATTGAGTAATAGTTTATCTGTGTCTATCAGTTGAATAACAACATATCGTACTAGAATTTTGGGTGGTATGGAAATGGATGGTGAATATGTGGACGTTGGCACCCTGCTTATGGGGTGTTCCATGTGTTTTGTACAACAGttatatatttatgaaaaaatgCCTCTGCTGCTTCATCATGatcattattgttattattttctttattatcatCTTACTGATGTTTAATTCTCATGCTTTTAGGGGTTAGATTATGCATTGATGACTGGAGGAGATGTTGCTCCGCTGGGACCACAGGCTGTCACCAAGATACACCAGTTGTTTGATTGGTCCAAGAAGTCACGGAAAGGTTTATTGCTTTTCATTGATGAAGCTGATGCATTTTTGTGCGAGTAagttgccaattttttttttcccaacctTTATCCACACTAGTTGGTAATCAGTAATATACATGGTGTTATTCAACACATTAGTTCATTGGAAACCGTATCTGATAACTTGTGTGCGTTGACCAAATCTTGCAGGCGGAACAAAACCTACATGAGTGAAGCTCAAAGAAGTGCACTCAATGCCCTCCTTTTCCGCACAGGTGACCAGTCCAAGGACATAGTACTTGCTCTTGCTACAAATCGCCCCGGTGATCTTGATTCAGCTGTGTCGGACCGTATCGATGAAGCTCTGGAATTTCCATTGCCTGGGGAACAGGAGCGCTTCAAGCTTCTAAAACTGTATCTGGACAGGTATATAGCTAATGCTGGACCAAAGAAATCTAGCTGGCTCCCAAACTTGTTCAGGAAGGAACAGCAGAAGATCGAGATTAAGGGTGTGACGGAAGACATATTGAAGGAAGCGGCTGCTAAAACCGAGGGATTTTCTGGACGAGAAATAGCAAAATTGATGGCAAGCGTCCAAGCGGCTGTTTATGGGAGTGAGAATTGTGTGCTCGATTCAAGCCTGTTCCGAGAGGTGGTAGATTATAAGGTTGCAGAGCATCAACAGAGAAGGAAATTCGCAGCCGATAAAGGTAGTGTATGATGTGTTGCATCACAAGCAGGCGGTTTGTGTATCACATGGCCATACATATGCGGGTCTTTTATCTGGCTTAGTTAGGAACGGCCCAtgctttttggtttttgggcATCATGATCTTATCATTATTTTCCCCTTGTTGATTTGGGGATTTTGATATTTCTCACATCTTAGGTTTTATTCGATATTAAACAGTGAGTTATATTCATAGGCATAACTGTTAAAATAGTCTCGCGCTGTCCGTATAGCTCTGGGCATTCTCTTTGTCCCATCTGGCCATCTTGGTTTtcgttaataaaaaattttgatgctaGTGATAATTGAATTATTCAAGCTTTCCTTTCTTCtgataaaatgttaaaaagaaaataaacttgCAATTCGTCAAATCGTGACCGTTCAATGTAATAAATAGTCATCAATTTGGGTAAATCCTACCAATCTTATCGTAGTTCATTACCTAACCCATTTGACCATGCCTCCAGTCGTCACGCAAGATCAGCAAGTGGATGAGATAAACTccggtaaaaataaaaaataaaaaatttaaaaaaattgaagcaccTCCACGTCAATGACCTCCTGAAAGCCGAACAATAATCAAGATATCATACAGGATGCTTCCAATCCCCAAATAGAAAGGGTAAATGCACTACCAATCAGAACCAAACCCAATACTATCAAATCTGAAATGAACTATGGTAGTTTTACAACAATGAAATTAATCACAACGTTTCATAGAACAGTAAATGGACATTGATAAATGGTAAATGCACTTCAGATATTCTTAATAGAGATAGACCCTCACAGAAAAACATGAAAGGGCATGTCAAATCCTTATTTTGCGAAATGTTAGGCACAAGAAAGGATATCATTACACCATGATTCTGTCtgagaaaaaaacaatattggCACTACAAACATGAACCTTGCCACGTCACAAGTATCCCCTAGGAACTCATCACTGCAGATCGTAAGGTTGCAGAATAATCACCTTCAGAATCCTAGTGATGATGGTCCTGAACATAGCGTAGGCCACAATACTTGCAGATAGCTGGCTCACTCAGGTCAAGGCATATGAACTCGATTGGGTGCCCAAGCGCAGGATTGCTGTCTGCAACCAGAAACAAGTAAATCCCTTACAAATCATATCCATTGTTAAGTGTTGAATTGACTTGGCCATGGAACAGAGAATCCACATATAGCTGCCTCAGTGAAAAATATGTGATACAAGCTAAAACAATCAGAGTACAAGCTAACCTCCTTCACAAGCAACAATTCTGCCCTCAACCTTGATGGGTGGAACTTCATTGATCAACTCCATTGGGGACTTCTTACTCGTATCCTATAAATAAAAGTGATATGAATATTCATATGCTCCatagaaaatgtttttaaaaccTACCGGCAAATTTCCTATGTGGGAGTAATCAAAAAGTTCTAACCTTCAAAGGACTTGAAGACAGAGCAAGCATGTTCATACATGGAGGCATAGCAACAAAGAAAGAGATGGAATTAAAGAGAAGAAATGTTTAAAGGAAACATGTTCAAACCTAAAGAAAACGAAGAgtatatgaaaaaattgaagaaaaaaaaaagatggaggAAGTCCACatttgaaagaattttcatTGTGAGCATTACGGAAAAAATCAAGCAATCTAATTTTCAAATTCTGAAAGGGTAAtctaacttctttttttgtcCTGATAAGTAATAGGATCATCAAACTTACTATTTCAATAGGATAGACAATAGGGAAGTTACTTAAATATAGCAGGCTTTGTTGATAACATTTGAGAACTAACACATGTACTTCCATTCAACAATTTAAATGTGCAAAGAAATTCACCAACTtatgattgaaatcttatgatcAAATCTTGAAATCTTTCCATAGGCCACTAGTTCCTTATTATCAAATCTTGAATCTTTCTGTagggttctctctctctctagaaatcTTTctctaggatttttttttcacataaattcaAGGTAAAATCaaacttcccaaaaaaaaaaagaaaaaaaaaaaagatgatttgtGAATCAGAGAGCCatcaaaactctctctctctctctctcaaacacacacACGCGCGCACGCACGCCATCCAATTAGACAGCATGTTCCACAGTTCCAGTAAAGAAGAACCAATGAAAACCACAATACCAACagaaacaaaatattcaaaaactaTAAGCGACAAAATTGTGCAAGACACAAGCACTATATACTACGCATGTCTTGAATCGGCCAAGAGGAAGAAACTTATAATATCATACCATCCAAATGATTTATTGGAACAGCATACTCAAGTACTTAACTAAAAAACCAATAACATGAATATTTACAGGCTTAAGGGATGTACAAGATGCGCATATAGGTGACGCCCAGTGTGCAGAAGTTTGGAAATGTCCAATTATCTTAATAAGAATCCTCGGAAACATTTTGAGTTCAATTTTGAATCCTCCTATGGTTGACCATAGATCAACACATCCCAAAATTTGTTGAATATCTGgcctaccatttttttttttttttatatataagtaatccATTCTCATTAAGAAACGCAAAGGGGCACAACCCAACTACTTTGCgtgtatatattttcatttaataaaaaaatgatttttaattaagttatttaattgatataattaatatcAAGAGAAACATCCaattaagaaaatgatgaagAACACATAAATTGGCTTACCATTTATAATGATGATCTATATGGGGCAGCAGCCCAACATGAAGGATTATTTCACGTTTTCACATAAAATGGTGGGATCAACTTACAAGCCAGTTAAATGCATCAATAAAAGGAACTGGCCATCATTGAATTTTGCATAATTCAGAGTCCCAATTGATTTATATCTATACTACTCAATAAAATACCATCACCATGAAACTGGAATTGAGCCACTCATAAGATATTACTGCTCTCTCATAATTGCTAAAGAAACTAAATCACAACAGTAcataatttcattttaattttctaatcaAAACCACATTGAACCTCCCTAAATGGATCGAAACCCCAATAACATGGCTCTCAAAGAAAGCAGCAGGCAGGAGACTACCCAAAGGGTAATGCAAGACACATTGTTTTCTCATTGTTTGTATTGTTTGTTCATTGTTTTATAGACATCTAAGTCTACCATCCAAAACTGCCAGCTACATCAAGACTACCTGATTAACCAGTAGAATCTGGCTAAAAAGTGGTTCACAACCTTCCTCTGTTCACCAAATTAGTAATTCAAACTCTGCAAAAATCTCACATTGATTTTGATATTCTTAGCTTAGAGAAATATTCCTCAATTAATCAATAATCCACTCAGAGCAGTGTTTATATTGCCAAACTATCTTGAAACCAAATTATGCTCTGAAAAATAACTAACAAAcgaaaaaaattaaccaaaactataAATTCCTTTTACatattataacaaataaaagaacCTAAAAATTAAGCTCATCGAAtccaaattttataattaaaattataatactcgaattttttttttagcttaacATGTTCTCGGCCGACAAACTAAAGCACCACCTCGGTAATAGCGAAtagagagattaaaaaaaaaaaaaaaaatctgaaaaaatacaattttcggTTCAGTAATTTTAGGTATTGGCAATGGGGAATTAGAAGGTACCTGCATCCATTTGGCGGTGTGGTTGCCGACTTGTACCCTGACGAGGCTGAGATTTCTGGCCAATGATGGAGAATTCGACGAtctgattagggttttgaacAGACTCGACGCCAttcccagagagagagagagagagagagagaaaccagTGGTATCTTTATAGTCAGAGAGAGACAACGGGGACTACGATCAGGAAATGGTAGAGTTGGGCTTGTGATTGGGCTTACTGTAAAGCCCACAAAAATACCAGATCCATGGTTAACGAGTCCCAACCAATTACAGAAACGTGTAATCTTTGTACACGTACGGGATAATTACTGTATCACACGTGAGAGATCCGGATTTCCAATAAGGATTGCTAGATGTGAGAAAACCCATATATAACACTTTTCCAAATTGCTCAAGATATGCTCTGACATGTGAATTTGGTAAAAGCTTTCTTATATATTTGTTGTTCGAATGGctaacaatttaaataataaatttgctAAAGATCTCCATTTCATAAGAGAGACCCACTAATATATTTTTACTAAGAGGAttatctcaattttaaatgaaatgaagaagaatcaTTGTATAGTATAgaatttgttttgttgcatttaTACAATAAAATGAAGAGAAGCCCCCATTTGgttttatttccaaaaaaattccCAGAAGTTGTATGCAACGACAATTATTAatagaagagaaggaaaatagaCTGAGAGACACTAGTTCATACAGATCTGTAAAGAAGGAAATTGTACAAAGGCCATTAGCCACAGAAATTGCCAACTCGCTTGTCAAGTTCCCATAATAATTAACCAAGAACATTTCACAGTCGACACATTTCTCATTCAACCAAAATTCCAAGTCCTCACGCACGAGACGAGCTCTTTGCCACTCTAACATGAGAAGGACTAGCAACACAACAGTCTCAAACGACCATCATCCCACTGCTGCTCCTTGCTACTACAAAAAATACTCAATTGTACTCGTGATAAACCTGTATGCTTCAGGCGTTCCGCATGCGCGCCGGTGTCGTTGAATATGTGGATGCCGCCTTCTACATGTCAGTAGTCCATGTACTCTCAGCAAGGTCCAATAACATGCACGGTCAGGAATTAAAGCCAGTGGAGAATAGTTCTCTGTATATCCCTTCAGCTTCATGCCACCAATTTTGGGTTCCATGCAACATACAAGATGGACATTTAAGTAACGATGGCCCTCCCAGCAAGATTGCCAAGTTCCCCTACTCACTGAACATAAATTTCATGGTCGAAGTGTCATCAAGCCACTAATTTGAAGTCTTCATACAACAGAAACTCTCGGCTACTCGATCATAGAGGATTAGCAATATAACAGTCCTAAACCATTTGCTGCATACTGCTGGTATGCAACTATGTTACATTTGTTCACCATAGTCGTTTAGACAATAATTCGGCATCTCCCCCAAATTTGAGTCTTGATAGGCTAGAGGAACTCTTTGCTATTCAATCAAGGCAGGGACGATTACCAATCAATTGACTTAACCAACGGCACTGCCGATATACAAATGTGGAATTTGTTTGTAACCCAGTTCCACTACCAAATACTTGGACATCTCTCTATCCCTTTGCTCTACTCAACAATATGAGGGCCTATTACTATTATGTTAGGGTGTTTTAAGCCTCCACCCAACTTCAAGGTCTTTAAGGATTGGGATCCCCAAACTGTTCATTGAATTTAACACACCTTCAGCTTTGAGATCCCTTCCTGCAGACTTGTAAAAAAGCACAACCGCACTCATAATGAACCGATCTCCTTGCACAGACTCAAAAACTCGTTCAAAAAATTTGATGCCTTCTTCCACATGCCCATAGTCCATGTAACCTCTCAGCATAGTCCGATTGCATGCAAGGTCCGGATATAAACCAGCTGTGAGCATCTTTTTATAAACCCTTTCGGCTTCCCCTATCAGACCTGCTTTTGCAAAAGCAGAGAGTAAGAGGTTAAAGTGAGCACAAGAAGGAGAAATGCCTCTTTTTTGCATAGAATCAATGGTTTCCTCGGCTTCTGAGTATTTCAAATTCTCAGTGTAAGCCCGAATGAGGGAGAGGTAGGTGAAGGAGTCGGGCAAGTAACCATCTCTCTGCATGGCTTGAAAAAGTTTATCTGCTTCGTGATGAAGTCCTGCAGTAGCATATACATTGATCATAATATTGTAGCTGACCTGCATTTCCCCAGCAAAGAAAAGGAATAAGCACTCTACTTTATATGTCTAATTTTCTCACAAATTTTATGTGATGGCAAATACAAATTATTGCAGACAACATATCATGTAACTGTTCAAGTGTTCAACTAATTGATTAAATTGAGCAGTTCAAAATGGGAAAGGGGTCATTGGTAGACCATATGCATATATGACCTTATTGAATGTCTGCCAGCATTGTAGCCAACCAAAAATGATAAATGACAGAAGTGGAGGGTATTGTGACTGATAAATAAAGTTGTTACCAATTTGAAATGCTgccatttttcaaaataagaaaaaacatCAAGCGCCACAATATAGACTAATTCTAGAAGCTagagaaagagacagagagagagagagaacacatCATGTATCTCGAATCAGTGTCAAATAAGATTACAAACAGTGAATTGGAGTCATAGTATTAAGGAACATTATGACATACCTCACCCTATAAAACTATAAAATCATTTTACCAGCAAtacaaatctttttgttttcttctctaaCTACCATTAATGTGCTATTTAGATTTCCTTTTAATCATGATTTCATAAGTTTGGGCAATATATACGACATATGTGCATACCATCCCAGGTTTTATCCCTTCTTCCAGCATTTTGGTGAATAACAGAGAAGCTTCATGCCTCTTACCTGCAAAGGGGATAAATTTATGAGGTTTGGCAGTATCACAACCTTTTGTTCTATAAATTAaaggagagaaggaaaaaaaaaaaaaaaaaaaggaaaatccgCCATATGCCATTACAAATACAATTCTAGATACAATCAGAATTTTAAACAATCTAACTTATCTTATTTTTCCAGTATCTGTGTATCTCACAAACTGTTACCAGCACCAAAAGTAATGGAATCAGCATCACTCTATTCATGTTCTTCTCACCATGAACTAAACCAATATAAGTATTGCAATTCAAGAGcaatgaagttttttttgacacgttaaCAATGtccacaatttttattttattttttattttccttcaaaacggAGTTAGAAGTAGAACTATACCAGCCTTCCCATAATAGCTAATCAAATTCATGTATGCCTTTTCATCCAGAGATACACCCAAGCTTTGCGCTGCATTGATCATCTCAACAGCCCTATCCAACTTCCGACCCCGTCCATACACACTGCACACATAGTTAACCAGTATGAACTGCTACATATCACTGATATGACGCATATATACCTTCTTGTTGAATTACTttccaaataaacaaaagaacattGAACTCGTACCTGATCATGGTGTTATATGTCTGAATTGAAGGAGAAACCCCCAAGGAAAGCATGCGATCATAGATGCTAGATGCAAAATGCAACTTACCTGCAAAATGAAGTTTATGGCTCAATGCAAGCCTTCTTCCGGATATGTTgcttcaaaaacaaatttaaatgatttgtataaaCCTGCTTCTAGCATGGCCTTGATAAAGGTATTGTATGCCACAGTATCAAGCTTTGAGCTGCCTTCAAGACTCTCATGGATAATATTTTCTGCCTCTCGATGTTTGCCTGCCGATGGGTTACTGTTATCACTAACTGAACTGCCACAAGAATAAATGCAAAGGAAACCAAGCATTGGATGCCACACTCTATACTTCCTAATTGTTTATGGTCATTGTATGCCTTTTAATATGATGGTTGAAATttgatttcaaataaaatgggcTATTCCAGAAACGTAAAAGTTGGTACAAAGTCATATTCAGACAGGCACTTCAGATGGTCAATAGAGGCCAGCGCCTTTTGCTGAACTGTCGTAGatattaattacaattttgaGGAATTTTTTGATCTGGCAACTGGCCCTTCAAGTCAACAAGGTATAATTTCAAAGAGCTGATATAAGCTAAGCTCTGCCGGAAGTCTATCATATGTATCTCTACAGTTGCTATAACGTACAAATTTACGCAGAAACTGGTATTAACTGCTTACATTTGATTGATAAAAGCATTTTTATTAAGATAAGTTTTCtagaatatataaaaataaagctATGTATAATTTTGAACCAAATGCAAAACATGCGCAGTAGTTTGTGAGAGTGCATCTCTTTTTCTAGATAggcgtttctcttgtatacttcatgtgtacctGAATTGCACTTTAaaagatattttgattacttattaaaaaaaacattcgtGAGAGTGCATCATTCATGAAACATCCAAGAGTTTTGCACATTATTGGGGGCTCTTTTATCTGATTGCCCCAAAGTATACAGAGAAAGGAACAAACTAGGAGTTAGCTGACTAAGTTTTCCGCTCATACCACTATTCGTCAAAGCGTTCACAACTATGCTGATGGTGACAGCATCCAGATCATGCCCTTCCTCAGCTAACTGTTTGTAAAGTGAGTATGCCTCTTCTGGTTTGCCACATTTGGAATATGCATCAATCATTgacttatatattaatttctcaTTCGTAGAAGAATCTGCAACTGCTGCAAAGACTTCCTGGGCTTTTTTAAGATCGTGTTGCTTTGCATATAAACTAATCAAAGAAGCAATTGTGGCAGGCTCCAGTCTGTAGCCAAGCTTGATCAATTTACCAGTAAGAGTTTCAGCTTTAATTGTATCACCTGCGTAGAAATCAATCTCAGCCATACTTCAATTTCACCATAAACATAGATTAAAAATCATAAAGCGACTtgcataaaataattaaaatttatcctTACAACAAAACATTAATATGAGTTACTTGCCTTCTCTAACATAGTTGTTAATGAGCTTACACGCAATTGACAAGCCACCAGCAGTCTCAAGCAACAATTTTAGTATTTCTTCTGTTCTCTTGAAATTTCCATCTGCCAAATACAAATTCAGCATCAGCACAAGAGCCATTTTGTCAGGATGGTCAAAGGTTGAATCCTTTTCATCAAGTTGCTCATCTCCCCTATGGTAACACACAGTTCTAAAACATGTTTGAATGAACCAATTATTCTTGAACGATTTATCAGTACCCAACTTTTCTATTAGCTTTTCAGCATCTTCTAGCATTCCCTCCTTGCAATAGACTTTCATAACCGTCTTGTAAAGCTCTTCATCAAAATCTACTTTATCTTTCCTTATTCGAGCAATAAAATGCTTAGCCTTATCCATCAAGTCCAGTGTTACATACAAATTGAGCATATCGTTACAAGAACCAGCATCAGGAAGTCCAGTCTTGGATAGAGAGTCAAATGTGACTTCGGCAGAGTTCAAATCTTGCTTCACAACATAACATTGCAACAAGACAATATAAGCAAATCTCGAGAACCAAATGTTGCTGGACTTCATTAGCTCAATAATTTTCAGAGCTTTCTCAACATTCCCTGAATTGAGATGGACTTGTGCCATCGTTAAATATGTTTTCTCATCACTAAGCAGGCCCAAACGCTCAGTCTCATCAAATGTCTTTTGGGCATCCTCATAAAGACCaagttttccatatattcttATGAGCAAACCATAGATTACTTCATcagctgcaattttttttctttccatttccaaaaagagagaaagagcttTAGAATAATCTTCATTTTTGTAATACAACGTTATAAGTGAAGCACAGGTGTAGTTACTTGGAACTATTTCCCGGGATCTCATGTCCTCATACAATCTTAAGGCTTCATCTCGGTTACCACTTTTGCTACTTAAACTAATAAGTAGGCTATATGCAACCTCCTCTGGAACAAACCCAGCATTCTTCATCTCAGCAAAAGTCTTGAAAGCCTCCTCATGAAGACCTTCTTTAACAAGTGAGCCGATGACTACCgaataagaaaaattattgggTGCTACCCCTTTATCCACCATTTGCCTCCAAACCTCTACGACCTTTCCATGAAGTGATTTCTTCTGCAAGGAGGACAGCATGAAATTGAAAACCGAAACAGAGAGTGTAATTCCCCTTTCTTGTACAGCAGAAAAAAATGACAACATAGCCTTATGACGTCCCCATCTGGCATACGTACAGAGCATGGTACCACAAGCAACTTCGTCCGCTTCACATCCTGCTTCAAGCATCTCCAAGAAGGTCTCTTCAGCCAGCTTGATCTTTCCAACTTGCCCATATATACGCAGGATAATTGTGTAGACAATAACGCTAGGGCGATAGCTTAACTGTTTGAGCGCAAATCTATCATTACACTACATTAATCTCCATgctttggaagaaaataatacTAAAGGCATCGAGTTTCAGCTATTCATTACAGTAAACCATTAATTTAAGACCACCCATTGCTATAAAACCACTGCATATTGGATTGGAGAAATTGACACAAATAAAACCACAACATAACCAAAAACAACACATAACCCgtccaacaagcaaacaaaaacaaaaaaaaaagatgctgTTCTTTCAAAtccaatacaaataaaacctattgAGTAAATTCAATACAACAGTTACATTATTACCAAAAGCGAGTAATTCACCAAGACTACCTACAACTTCAAAGACCCACTGAAAAGAAACCACTCACAAACCCGCCCACAAAGCAAAATAATTCCCAAACAAAAATGTCAAATGTTGCTTTTccaaaaattcacaaaaaccCAGATATGAAATTCACCACATCAAGCCAAAATTATAAACTTTCCCGAAAAATCCAAGTAATGACCAACCTGAAGTTTCATCCAATCAAAGAAGTCCCTGGCCTGCCTCCACCCCCTCTGCTCCTTCAACACCGTACACATCTCCCTATAACTCAGCTTCCCCACGAACGACGCCATCACCTGCCTCATATCGTACTCGCCCTCACCCTTCTCTGCCAGGGCCCTCACTTTCCGTATCGCCGCCACCACGTGCCGCCCGTACAAGTGCCCGTTCCGGTCGTCCTGGAGATACTGCACCATCTGCTCCGGGGTGCGCTTGATCCACCTGGGCGTCTGGACGCGCGAGCCCTGG from Corylus avellana chromosome ca1, CavTom2PMs-1.0 encodes the following:
- the LOC132178174 gene encoding uncharacterized protein LOC132178174, whose translation is MAKSYALGFISALAASASSSLSSQTHVAYADGPFKLSPFSSSPSPSPSSGQSQPSNPPASAASSDSSSSSPSKVRNDNPRTTSAGFDPEALERGAKALKEITSSSHAKKVFEVIKKQEETRQTELEAKAAEFKAMQAQSETERQRVIYDEQKKLAQHQAQTKSQMARYEDELARKRMQAENEYQRARNQELVKLQEESSIRQEQARRATEEQIQAQRRQTEREKAEIERETIRVRAMAEAEGRAHEAKLAEDINRRMLVDRANAEREKWVAAINTTFDHIGGGFRAILTDQNKLVVFVGGVTALAAGVYTTREGARVIWSYVDRILGQPSLIRESSRGKYPWSGLFSRSMSILSRGADKGSALKNGNGFGDVILHPSLQKRIEQLAGATANTKSHQAPFRNMLFYGPPGTGKTMAARELARKSGLDYALMTGGDVAPLGPQAVTKIHQLFDWSKKSRKGLLLFIDEADAFLCERNKTYMSEAQRSALNALLFRTGDQSKDIVLALATNRPGDLDSAVSDRIDEALEFPLPGEQERFKLLKLYLDRYIANAGPKKSSWLPNLFRKEQQKIEIKGVTEDILKEAAAKTEGFSGREIAKLMASVQAAVYGSENCVLDSSLFREVVDYKVAEHQQRRKFAADKGSV
- the LOC132178182 gene encoding NADH dehydrogenase [ubiquinone] iron-sulfur protein 6, mitochondrial, which encodes MASSLFKTLIRSSNSPSLARNLSLVRVQVGNHTAKWMQDTSKKSPMELINEVPPIKVEGRIVACEGDSNPALGHPIEFICLDLSEPAICKYCGLRYVQDHHH